The genomic window atagccttgggagagccatccatgacagaactcttccatctggcatTCAAAATGCATGAAACTGGTGAAATGCCAACTGACTTCCAGAATAATGTAgcagttccaattccaaagaaaacagttgctTAGTGAACTGtcagtctaataagtcatggttgcaaatcaCTAAGACaaactatttacagaagaatggaaagactgatagaagctgacctctgtgaagatcagtttggattctggagaaatgtagggacacacaaggcaatactggccctgtgacttatcttagaagatatggtAAGAAAAAGCAAATGTATAtttgtagtatttgtagacttagagacagcctttgacaatgttggctggaatactctctctttgaaattttgaaggtagcatgggtaaaatacagtgagcaaaacacaatttataacttgcacagaaaccagacagtagttataagaattgaagggcatgaaagggaaggcttagttgagaagggactgagataggggtctatccttgatgttattcagtctgaacgtctgtagacgtctctccattgagaacaacatgctgtgttctgtttgctaaaaactcttcaatccagccacacagctggtctgatattccatagattcttactttgtttatcaggcgacagtgcggaactgtatcgaatgccttccggaagtcaaggaaaatggcatcactTGGTGTAGTTGGTACAACGGATCAACAGCATTACAAGAAAGTTCTGGAAAAGATCTCCTGCCTCAGTTGGAGTGATGGTTTCCTGGTGATGATTTTTTTCATGCACAATGGAACCTCGTATCATAGCACCAAGTCAATCACACAATTCTTGGCTGAAAATTGTGTAAAAACGTTATCATAGGCTGTGAATAGCACAGTAGACAGTCTGTGGGTATTTATGAAGCAAACATTAAAGAAAATCACATTACAACAAATGTGAAACTCATTATCTTACAGAAATATGGCACTCTGATATATAAATCAAGAATATTTGCCCAGCTGTAGTAGGAAGGACACCAACACGAACTGCAGTGCTGATAAAGCCAAAATTCATGTACAAAACTATTAATGCAACATTTAACTGTAAAAAAGAGTATGTAACACGAAATTGATCTTTTTAATAAATATTCTGCTTGAGTCTAATAATACTCATTCCTCTATACCTTTCCAGGAAACCAAGAGGACTTCAATATAAGCAGATCCATTGACTCCAACTTGTGTTTTTTAATGTAGGCTTAATCACAGAGGGTGACAATTGCCATTCCGTGGAACACTTGTAGATAAGCTTTTGAGGCTACTGATCACAGAATCTGGTTGAGTAAACTGAAATGTTTAAGCATTAAGGGACCAAAATATGTGTGGTCAAGCTTGTACCTAGAGAACAGAAAACATATAACTGAACTTACATAGCAAGATAGGATGGTACCAATGAAGTATGAAAGTGGTTGCCACAGgattaagtaataaaaaaaatggcttttCTCGGCCCCCACCACAGCCACTATTTCTGCAACTTGTTCACATTCCCTTCATAGTCCTTAGTTGGCAGAAACTGGATCCTGGCCAGGCAGACTCTCCTACTGTATTAAAGCAAAGCCCCAGTTCTATCAATGGATGACTGAACAAAATCTGAAGGAGGTGACAAAAGTTCAGTAAGTTCCTAAAGGAGGAATATTAATGACTGAAAGAAGGGACTCAAGGCACTGAAACTTTAAAGAACCTATATGTGAAGAAATCCCAATAATGAAAAGAGATTGAAGAAGATGCAGTCCTCCAGGCAAATATATTTCACTCAATGGTTTCCAACTTCTGCCAACAAATAAAGCTGTTTATTAATAATAGCTGTGTACTCCACTGTTAAATCTTTACATTTTTAATGCCATATTTTTTGAGAAGTATAATGTACATTGATAAAAATGTCTGAAAATCAGAAAAAATTGCtagaaaaattgttaaaaatagGACATGTAATTTAAATTGACTGATGAAGCAAATATCAATGtatcactgttattattactaAGTCAAAATCATTCACTGGCCATGGCCACACAGACTGTGTCACATATTACTGATTATATATGAAAACCACTACTAAAACTAAGATAACAGACAAGAAGCATTACACAACACTGAAGTTATAAACAATGGTTATAAACAACCATTTACAGCTGTTCAATGTTTCCAGTTTGTGGCTTCACATGTGATGGTATCATGAAGATCACTCTACAGTTCCACTTGTAGAGAAAAATTTATTTACAGACTAAAGTGTCTGTTGTTTGAGCACACACAACAGTCTAACTCTGAACATCCTCAGTGGAAATATTTGAACACCTGGTAGTGGGTAGTCGAACATCAAGCACTGCTGTAGGAAAACTGTCCAGTGTCTTACTTAGCAAGAGGTTAGAATGTCAATGTCGACCTTATTTTGTGTGTTGTAGTTATGAATCTCCAGTCTCTTGTGGAAGGatccttgattttcttttatatagcCAAGAGAATTGTGAACATACTGGctaaattttatcattatttttaactgCTTGAAAATGGGTCTACAATGGTCAAAATTTTTAGTGGAAGATATTATGATTAAGTACTGATCTGTTATCACATATCTGAGCTTCTTGAGGAGGTAAATTGCCCTTGAGAGCTCAGAACATACATGTGCAGTGTGTTCAGTCCATGCCAGCTTATTATCAATTGTCTTTTGCCAATTGTCAattggtctttccttctcatcctatccaTTAAGTTTCCCCTGATccagggttctgggcaacttttgcaactctaccccttttcctaaacctcttgagttcctttcccttcacccctcttccttccccttcaaccattctgcaGGAAGAAGCAgacattggctctgaaagcttgcataagtgaaacgtttttttatatgtgtgttctcctgctgccatttagtgagtaatttttttttatctatccaattacattttaCTATCAGCTGTGACTCCCAGGAGCTTGACACTATCAACATTTGCTATGGATTCACAGTCACCAAGGCAGCATAATATTTTCTGGGTTATATCTTCATTTAATTCCAGGTTATTTGCTTTGGACCACTTTTTGTCTACTTCAGACAAAATTTCAGCATCCTTTAGTGCCTCAGCTGAATTTATAACCTTAGTCATTAATGTTGTATCGTCTGCAAAGAGCAGGGTATGACCATCACAACTTAAGTTGTTGACAAATATTAAAAAGCGCAGAGAGCCGAATACAGAGCCCTATGGTATCCCATGTTCGAGTGCCATTTCATGAGACATCACTCCCTTGATACAAACACTCTGCCACCTGTCTCGTAGGCAAGATGACAGAGTCTCAAAAAGACACCCTTTACATTATAAGATTTATTTTTCTGACAATATCTTATGACAGATGTAATCAAATTCCTTGCCTAGATCACAAAGAATTAAAGCCatgcagttcttttattacagtttCAATCACTTTTGCTAGTATAGGTGTTATAGAAGCTGACCTAGAATAGATGGACTGTTAGGATCACACTGGTCCTGTCTTTCCCAATTTTAAGAAGTCTGGAAAAGTACCAACCTCAAGGGTTAATGACAGCAGCCAAAGGTTCAGCAATACCAGATACAGTATCCTTCAGAACAGCACCTGACATGCCATATATATCTGTGCTAGCAGAGTGTTTACTACTTTTTGCAATTTTTACTTTGTCCTCTGGAAGAACTTTCCTCCACCTGGTCAAGGTACAACAATTGCTTCTGCCTGTAATATCAATTTCTAAATCTGGTACTTGAGCTACATTATTCTCAATAACATTAATAAACTGTTTGTTAAAATCATCAGGGCTCCTAGAATTTAATGGGGCAAAGGGGGTTAACCAGTTCCCAGTCCGCTTTGGGTGGGTTGAGATCTTCAGATATGAACTTAACATTACATACCGTCTTGGCTGCTTCTACTTCCTTCCTGTAGATTCTTTTAGCTTTCACATAATATGAGTGAAACACATCTTTGGCCCCGGCATCTGTTGCTGTTTTAACTGGGTTATTTAGCAGCAAACCAACACACTTTATGTTTTCTGGCTTGGGAAGGGACCATGATTTGTCTAtccctatttttttttctatttttttgtttatCGAAGCTCAGGGCAGTAAGGTCCAACTGCAGGAAATAGCAATCTCTGTTGGGATGTGTAATGAGGGTATGGAGGAGGCATGGGTTCCTCAATGCCTGGAGATGGCAGTGgctgctatgtgtgtgtgtgtgtgtgtgtgtgtgtgtgtgtgtgtgtgtttgagtgagtTGTTTGTGTATGAATGTATGCGGGTTTTTCTAAATCTAATGAAGGACTTTGTTCAATAGCTTAATCCTCTATGTGGTGGGTAGGAATCCATTCAAACCCACATTGCtgttattccatcccagattttccactgtttaaataATCTGGAATGAACGATGAATGTAACAATCCGATTAGCTACTTGTTTGTAACCAAGGACTCCAATGGAGTATtgcagaatgaaggctttcacgaccgggtgacatggctgttgatatactttccggtatgtgaggtcgtggtccaagaacttttctgctccttacgtttcgtccagaactgcgctggacttcctcagaggcgctgctccgctgagtcttgccgacaagACTCagtggagcagcgcctctgaggaagtccagcgcagttctggatgaaacgtaaggagcagaaaagttcttggaccatgacctcacatcccggaaagtacactcctggaaattgaaataagaacaccatgaagtcattgtcccaggaaggtgaaactttattgacacattcctggggtcagatacatcacatgatcacactgacagaaccacaggcacatagacacaggcaacagagcatgcacaatgtcggcactagtacagtgtatatccacctttcgcagcaatgcaggctgctattctcccatggagacgatcgtagagatgctggatgtagtcctgtggaacggcttgccatgccatttccacctggcgcctcagttggaccagcgttcgtgctggacgtgcagaccgtgtgagacgacacttcatccagtcccaaacatgctcaatgggggacagatccggagatcttgctggccagggtagttgacttacaccttctagagcatgttgggtggcacgggatacatgcggacgtgcattgtcctgttggaacagcaagttcccttgccggtctaggaatggtagaatgatgggttcgatgacggtttggatgtaccgtgcactattcagtgtcccctcgacgatcaccagtggtgtacggccagtgtaggagatcgctccccacaccatgatgccgggtgttggccctgtgtgcctcggtcgtatgcagtcctgattgtggcgctcacctgcacggcgccaaacacgcatacgaccatcattggcaccaaggcagaagcgactctcatcgctgaagacgacacgtctccattcgtccctccattcacgcctgtcgcgacaccactggaggcgggctgcacgatgttggggcgtgagcggaagacggcctaacggtgtgtgggaccgtagcccagcttcatggagacggttgcgaatggtcctcgccgataccccaggagcaacagtgtccctaatttgctgggaagtggcggtgcggtcccctacggcactgcgtaggatcctacggtcttggcgtgcatccgtgcgtcgctgcggtccggtcccaggtcgacgggcacgtgcaccttccgccgaccactggcgacaacatcgatgtactgtggagacctcacgccccacgtgttgagcaattcggcggtacgtccacccggcctcccgcatgcccactatacgccctcgctcaaagtccgtcaactgcacatacggttcacgtccacgctgtcgcggcatgctaccagtgttaaagactgcgatggagctccgtatgccacggcaaactggctgacactgacggcggtggtgcacaaatgctgcgcagctagcgccattcgacggccaacaccgcggttcctggtgtgtccgctgtgccgtgcgtgtgatcattgcttgtacagcgctctcgcagtgtccggagcaagtatggtgggtctgacacaccggtgtcaatgtgttcttttttccatttccaggagtgtatatcaacatcCAATGGAGTATATTTTACAAACAGTTGTAAAACTCTTGAAATCTGGAAGGGCCATATTCAAGAACTATATGGCAGAAAGAACACACCATaagtaaatattgaaaattttgtttGATTAATGATTGAATAAATCATGCACAGTTACCAATTTTTAATTCCATAACACAAAATAGGAAGTGTtcataaaatatcacaaaattttgTATCATCTTTGTTTCCATGTGGAAACACTGTTAATTCAAGGGCAACTGTTGTCAAaaaaacttacaattacttaatGTGAGCAAGATACCAGAACTGACTTTTTTATTTAAGTAATGATCACATGTAACACTAGTGTGTCTGAGTCAATGTGAAACTGAGAAATCAAACTGTCTTTCCCAGTTTATTTGTGTGACACtctcccctccacctccccaatTCCCCCCTCATGATACTGTACCAATCAGTACAACGCTGCTGTTCATGCACTCAGATAACATTTGCAATGAGTTGATTTCAAACACCATGCAGCTATGAAAATTTAGGTTTAATCTGATATCTAAAAGCTATTTAATGTGAAAAACCAGATGATTCGTTTAATAAGACCATGGTCAGTTCCTTCCTTTTCCCCTGCCAAACTGAAGTAGTACTCCATTTCCAATGCCAATGAAACATTAAAATACAACcttccttccttttatttctgttccagcagTATTCCTCTTCAAACATTGGGTTCTAAATAACTGAACTCAATATCATATAGTGAAGGTAAGGCACAAAATAATACATCTCTTGATTTTGCTACTTGCAACATAATGAAACTTACATCATAGCCTGAAAGATTTGCAGAAGTTGATGGGACTTGCCACCCAAGCAGCAAGCTGTCAGCTCCTATTTTTCGCACAATCTTGAAATCACCTGGGCAAGTACATGTTGTAATAGgtacttgtagagataatggtgctGTAGCTACACATGCACGTTCTTCTTTTGCAGGAGGAAGAGACAAAGCCATTGATGTGGGCTTGGAATCCCCAGAGCATGAACATGGACCAGTAGGCCCAGGAGTGAGTTGTGGAAACTGTGCCTATTAAACAGAATAAACAACATGTTTAGTAAATTTAATTGCATTGACTTGAAATTAACACATTAAGAAATTTTATGAACACATATTTGTAATGATATAcacactgcattacaaattgttatGTACAATTTTTCTGTACATCAGAATCCACTGTGTTAGCTATTGAAtatcttttttatttctgtaattctctgttttttttttttttttttctcgcccaAATTAAACTGCATCCATTTCTACAACTAATACTGGAGTTACTGTCAGTGCATATTGAAGAGTATGATTATTTTCAAAACCACACATGCACTCAACTCTTTCACTACCATGAATGCATTTAGATGCAGCACTGTATTTTCCCACAGGCGCTGTGGTTGTCTTAACACTCATCAGTTAAGGTTGTTTAGTTGCAATATTACGGATACTGTTTTCTCATTATTCTGTTCTACACAACATTGCAGCACTGTGAAGAAAATGACATATCATTACATTTACAAAGAGAAAGAAATCCTAGAAGCAGTTGGAATGACAGTTAAAACTGATATCTTGTATCAAATCATAAATTGTAGTGAATCTTCTACAGAATCTCAAAGTAACAATCTTGGACCATACACTTCAGCATGCACAGCACATCACACTATTCCTCCTTCTGTGCCAGCAGTTTACGAGTTCTTCAGAGTCTGAAATAGATGCTAAAATCCTTGAGAAATGA from Schistocerca nitens isolate TAMUIC-IGC-003100 chromosome 5, iqSchNite1.1, whole genome shotgun sequence includes these protein-coding regions:
- the LOC126260796 gene encoding uncharacterized protein LOC126260796 isoform X2, with the protein product MVMAEEDYTKPVAIGPGARPSPSELQAAISSLQDKCKLKDHMIGAMVEELRARAQSGIWNELKTRIASPELPQPDYTRSQVVEYLTPEAQFPQLTPGPTGPCSCSGDSKPTSMALSLPPAKEERACVATAPLSLQVPITTCTCPGDFKIVRKIGADSLLLGWQVPSTSANLSGYDPRIV